A genomic stretch from Larimichthys crocea isolate SSNF chromosome XXII, L_crocea_2.0, whole genome shotgun sequence includes:
- the ints2 gene encoding integrator complex subunit 2, whose product MADSAGLQFVSPFAFEAMQKVDVVRLAALSDPELRLLLPCLVRMALCAPADQSQSWAQDKKLILRLLSGVEAVNSIVALLSVDFHALEQDARKEQQLRHKAGGSNGESILVSQLQHGLTLEFEHSDPLRRLRLTLSELLAIMNKVVDSNGEFFLKSSELFESPVYLEEVADVLCILQAELPSLLPIVDVAEALLHVRNGDWFLCLLVANVPDSFNEVCRGLIKNGERQDEESVGGRRRTEALRQLCQMNPSQALNIRAMVVEECHLPGLGVALTLDYKPDTADEAVSPLVSYVSGLLLGTNSKVRTWFSMFIRNGQQRKRESSSVLWQMRRQLLLELVAILPRSRSTHVPNDGDMEEGGGSGYSGLREEHVVKASALLRLYCALMGIAGLRPTDEEAEQLLQLMTSRPPATPAGVRFVSLSFCKLLAFPTLVSTPEQEQLMVMWLSWMIKEEEYFESAAGVSASFGEMLLLVAMYFHSNQLSSIIELVCSTLGMKIAIKPSSLSKMKTIFTQEIFTEQVVTAHAVRVAVTNNLSANITGFLPIHCIYQLLRSRAFTKHKVSIKDWIYRQLCETTTPIHTQLIPLIDAYINSILTPASKANPEATNQPITEQEILNVFQCSAGQGESSRGGRQRYSITTQLLILYYILSYEENLLASTKQLALMQRKPKSYSAALMDQIPIKYLVTQAQGLQQELGGLHSALLRLLATNYPHLCLVEDWVCEEEVTGTLPLLRRMMLPSNTCRYTQSQLHQAFQKLPSSSPRLMRILEHLTLLSPGDLIPYAEPLTASMALLLEPAVPRRILQTLNKLWMGLNTVMPRRLWVMTVNALQPSAKLLRQQRYTQNDLMVDPLIVLRCDQRVYRCPPLMDIVLHMLNGYLLASKAYLHCHLKETADFDRQSQTVSNLGVPGGPDTPEVTREELKNALLSAQDSAAVQILLEVCLPTSEEQQLGANTESLLKSIRGPVPGKSKQGSLGPRARGNVEDGEPEGGLLSDLREVQCLICCLLHQMFIADPNIAKLVHFQGYPQALLPLTVAGIPSIHICLDFIPELLAQPQLEKQIFAIQLLSYLCTQYALPKSLSVARLAISVMGTLLTVLTRAKRFSFFMPILPCLVAFCQAFPPLYDDVAALLVQVGQVCASDVATKARDIDPLIARLQYLKEKPQAVVAPGGGSSKLTLPQRTAEELGGTDPDVQLCYCVEATFMDIISSTLHGL is encoded by the exons atggcagaCAGCGCAGGGCTGCAGTTCGTCAGCCCCTTTGCTTTTGAAGCCATGCAGAAGGTGGATGTGGTCCGCCTCGCTGCCCTGAGTGACCCCGagctcaggctgctgctgccctgCCTGGTGAGGATGGCTCTGTGCGCCCCGGCCGATCAGAGCCAGTCCTGGGCGCAGGACAAGAAGCTGATCCTCCGCCTGCTCTCCGGGGTGGAAGCTGTCAACTCCATCGTGGCGCTTCTGTCCGTGGACTTCCACGCCTTGGAGCAGGATGCACGAAAGGAGCAGCAGCTTAG GCACAAGGCAGGTGGCTCTAACGGAGAAAGCATCCTGGTGTCACAGCTCCAGCATGGCCTCACCCTGGAGTTTGAACACAGCGATCCCCTCAGGAGACTCCGTCTCACCCTCAGTGAACTGTTGGCCATCATGAATAAG GTGGTGGACTCAAACGGAGAGTTTTTCCTGAAGTCCTCCGAGCTCTTCGAAAGCCCCGTTTACCTGGAAGAGGTCGCCGATGTCCTGTGCATTTTACAAGCAG AGCTCCCTTCCTTGCTGCCCATCGTAGACGTGGCAGAGGCTTTGCTTCACGTCCGTAACGGAGACtggtttctgtgtctgcttgttGCCAACGTCCCTGACAGCTTCAATGAAG TTTGTCGAGGTCTGATCAAGAACGGAGAGCGTCAGGACGAGGAGAGCGTGGGTGGAAGACGCAGGACTGAAGCCCTCAGGCAGCTGTGTCAGATGAACCCCTCGCAGGCCCTCAACATCAGAGCTATGGTG GTGGAGGAGTGTCACCTGCCTGGCCTGGGTGTAGCTCTGACTCTGGACTATAAACCCGACACAGCAGATGAGGCAGTCAGTCCCCTAGTCTCTTATGTCAGCGGTCTACTGCTGGGTACCAACAGCAAAGTCCGTACGTGGTTCAGCATGTTCATTCGCAATGGACAACAG cgaaagagagaaagcagctCGGTGCTTTGGCAAATGCgcaggcagctgctgctggagctggtcGCCATCCTGCCGCGCTCACGCAGCACCCACGTGCCCAATGACGGTGACATGGAAGAGGGGGGAGGTTCAGGGTACTCGGGCCTCAGAGAGGAGCATGTGGTGAAGGCCAGCGCTCTGCTCCGGCTGTACTGTGCCCTCATGGGCATCGCAGGCCTCAG ACCTACAGATGAAGAGGCAGAGCAGCTCCTGCAGTTGATGACCAGCCGGCCTCCGGCCACTCCTGCTGGCGTTcgctttgtctctctgtccttctgcAAGCTGCTGGCTTTCCCTACTCTGGTCAG cACTCCGGAGCAAGAGCAGCTGATGGTCATGTGGCTCAGCTGGATGATCAAAGAGGAGGAATACTTTGAGAG TGCTGCAGGCGTATCTGCTTCTTTTGGAGAGATGCTATTACTGGTTGCCATGTATTTCCATAGCAACCAGCTCAGCTCCATTATTGAGTTGGTGTGCTCTACTTTGGGGATGAAG ATTGCCATCAAGCCCAGCTCCCTAAGCAAGATGAAGACCATCTTCACACAGGAGATCTTCACAGAGCAG GTGGTAACAGCCCATGCTGTGAGGGTTGCAGTGACCAACAACCTAAGTGCCAACATCACAGGATTCCTCCCCATTCACTGCATCTACCAGCTGCTTCGGAGCCGAGCGTTCACCAAGCACAAAGTGTCCATTAAG GATTGGATCTATCGCCAGCTCTGCGAAACAACAACCCCCATTCACACCCAACTGATTCCCTTAATCGACGCCTACATCAACTCCATCCTCACTCCGGCATCCAAGGCAAACCCAGAGGCCACCAACCAGCCCATCACCGAGCAAGAGATCCTCAATGTTTTCCAGTGCTCTGCCGGG CAAGGGGAGAGCAGTCGAGGAGGAAGACAGCGCTACTCCATCACCACCCAACTCCTCATCCTCTACTACATCCTGTCTTATGAGGAGAACCTGTTGGCGAGCACCAAACAGCTGG cccTGATGCAAAGGAAACCAAAATCCTACTCGGCAGCCTTGATGGACCAGATTCCCATTAAGTATTTGGTTACTCAGGCTCAGGGACTGCAGCAGGAGCTAGGGG GTCTGCACTCTGCCTTGCTGAGGCTGTTGGCCACAAACTACCCCCATCTATGTCTAGTGGAGGACTGGGTGTGCGAGGAAGAGGTGACCGGTACTCTACCCCTGCTGAGGAGGATGATGCTCCCCAGCAACACCTGCAGATACACTCAGAGCCAGCTGCACCAAG CCTTCCAGAAATTACCATCCAGCAGTCCCAGGCTGATGCGGATCCTGGAGCATTTAACGCTGCTTTCACCCGGAGACCTGATCCCTTATGCGGAGCCCCTCACGGCCAGCATGGCTCTGCTGCTGGAGCCCGCCGTGCCTCGCCGAATACTGCAGACCCTCAACAAGCTCTGGATGGGCCTCAACACTGTGATGCCCCGCAG gCTGTGGGTGATGACGGTAAACGCCCTCCAACCTTCTGCTAAGCTGCTGAGGCAGCAGAGGTACACTCAGAACGACCTGATGGTGGACCCTCTCATTGTGCTGCGCTGTGACCAAAGGGTGTACAG gTGTCCTCCTCTGATGGACATCGTGCTTCACATGCTCAACGGCTACCTGCTGGCCTCAAAAGCCTACCTGCACTGCCACCTGAAGGAGACGGCTGACTTTGATCGGCAGAGCCAGACAGTCTCAAACCTGGGCGTGCCCGGAGGGCCGGATACACCCGAGGTCACCAGGGAGGAGCTGAAGAACGCCCTTCTATCTGCACAG GACAGCGCAGCGGTGCAGATTCTCCTGGAGGTGTGTCTGCCCACATCCGAAGAGCAGCAGCTGGGGGCCAACACAGAGAGCCTACTGAAGAGCATTAGGGGCCCCGTGCCAGGGAAATCAAAACAGGGAAGCCTGGGGCCGAGAGCCAGGGGGAATGTGGAGGACGGCGAGCCAGAGGGAGGCCTGCTCAGCGATTTGAGGGAGGTGCAGTGTCTcatctgctgtctgctgcatcAGATGTTCATCGCCGACCCCAACATCGCCAAGTTGGTCCACTTTCAG GGTTACCCTCAAGCTCTGCTGCCTCTCACTGTGGCAGGCATCCCCTCCATCCATATCTGTCTGGACTTCATCCCAGAGCTGCTGGCCCAGCCCCAGCTGGAAAAGCAG ATCTTTGCGATCCAGTTGCTGTCGTACTTGTGTACCCAGTACGCTCTACCCAAGTCCCTCAGTGTGGCCCGGCTGGCCATCAGTGTCATGGGCACCCTCCTCACAG TGCTGACTCGTGCCAAGCGTTTCTCCTTCTTCATGCCCATCCTGCCGTGCCTGGTGGCCTTCTGCCAAGCCTTCCCTCCACTCTATGATGATGTGGCAGCCCTCCTCGTACAAGTGGGCCAAGTGTGTGCCTCCGACGTCGCCACCAAAGCCAGAGACATTGACCCTCTCATTGCCC GTCTGCAGTATCTGAAGGAGAAGCCTCAGGCGGTGGTGGCTCCAGGAGGAGGTTCCTCCAAGCTGACTTTACCccagaggacagcagaggagCTGGGGGGAACTGACCCCGATGTCCAGCTCTGCTACTGTGTAGAGGCCACCTTCATGGACATCATCAGCTCCACTCTTCATGGACTATAG